A window from Ardenticatena maritima encodes these proteins:
- a CDS encoding adenylate/guanylate cyclase domain-containing protein encodes MHTHYVDVSPFLGDEPASIALPAVRARLQTLLRTVSTYVPQWVRMPVVQEGRLPRATLCEGSVLFADVSGFTRLSERLRQSELAREGAEVITQAVNAYFDRIALISARYGGSVLKFGGDASLIFFEGVDHAWRACLTALRVQQQLRHSPMAVDVEGETFPLFMSIGIGSGTLFLDILGDERKRELAILGPALQRMGRAESFANAGEIVVDAYTAESVSSRLRLTPHPEAPSFAYLHIPESPLPEYAGVVWPQLTYTPPNASLEDDIAWLAHRLHLLTPFLPFGLLERLRLSPETPDVLDEVRWATIVFAEMPAIAAISKALDHYTPEHVSEILNGYFTCMSDCIRRYEGIVNKLSVSPTGLQIMATFGAPRAHEDDAQRATLAALNMLSAVREQALRQGWPDEMAHGIGLNTGFVFAGNVGGMQRREYTVMGDEVNTAYRVMSVAEPGTVVLTEATMQQVRQNIVIWPLEARRVKGKRAPLMLYRAVEPKSGGMEWRWEYPLVNRKKELRLFDEAIDAVLSGHGRFIHVEGEAGVGKSRLVGEVVRRMGQRGLVTILTICLSYSREVPYMPWVDILRTLLDLPNENTEAHVRAALAEIDAEEWAPLVGEMLGIPIPDTSFTAALPPQLRRQRLFEVVWRLLEANIPLPGLAIFIEDAQWADDASLDLLNTILPRISSQPILLCAVHRPRDAFGQQWQPWGTHIRLEPLTVEDIAQLIANLLHTLDIPEELRTFVFQKSQGNPLFAQELARTLQENAMVRHEAEHLIFESPFDEQVPDTIHNLLQSRIDRLPEQERRVLQTAACIGQTFSLDLLTAIYPHEHVHQSLARLVERGLLLSESFSTVPTYTFAHTLTQEVAHQSLSFSRRRVLHRQIADYLERTSSHDFTAAVAAMLAYHFYEGEVWEKAAVYAFQAGAMAQREYANETAVAMFRRALKAIARLSPSPSEMFALQFDALAHLGASLSLIGEYDEAMAAYRQAESVLPHAFAPSEHAPRRADLFLHMAEVMEKQSEFEKALALVEQGLAELQEAPEAHLQAARLYRLGAGIYHRLGANDKALAWCRRGLAELAHLDTDSSKRTRAHLLFLMAEIARRFGKLEEAADLAHQSAKMYEELEDIQGLSQAHITLGNVYFDWGRLDDAALFYNKGMELKKRIGDVYGVGVMANNLGEVYLYQGDFERAQEAYEQSMQIWEELGSAFGQAVLHNNLAVVAMKKQQWHAAMQHLNASEALLHELGVEDWLVEVMRHKAECWLGIGHLTEAQAAAEVSLEMARRQKMQLEEGIALRILGQIALHASRLKDAARCLERALDALQDVESPYELAQTYVVLSRLAIARQAFDEAYQYRERARALFEQIGAMHELAQLQDEDWE; translated from the coding sequence ATGCATACGCATTATGTGGACGTATCGCCGTTTTTGGGAGACGAGCCCGCGAGCATTGCACTTCCTGCCGTGCGTGCGCGTTTGCAAACTCTTCTCCGCACCGTGAGCACGTATGTGCCGCAATGGGTGCGTATGCCGGTTGTGCAAGAAGGGCGTTTGCCGCGCGCCACACTGTGCGAGGGGAGCGTTCTTTTTGCTGATGTGTCCGGCTTCACGCGCCTTTCGGAGCGCTTGCGTCAGTCGGAATTGGCGCGCGAAGGGGCGGAAGTGATTACCCAAGCCGTCAACGCCTACTTCGATCGCATTGCGCTCATCTCAGCACGCTACGGTGGCTCTGTGCTGAAATTTGGCGGTGATGCGTCGCTCATCTTTTTTGAGGGCGTTGACCATGCCTGGCGTGCTTGTTTGACCGCTTTGCGTGTGCAGCAACAGTTACGCCATTCCCCAATGGCCGTTGATGTTGAAGGCGAGACGTTTCCGCTTTTCATGTCCATTGGTATTGGCAGTGGAACCCTCTTTCTCGATATTCTGGGGGATGAAAGGAAACGCGAACTCGCCATTCTGGGACCCGCGTTACAGCGTATGGGGCGGGCTGAATCATTCGCAAACGCGGGTGAAATTGTCGTTGACGCTTATACAGCGGAAAGCGTATCTTCGCGTTTACGTCTGACACCCCATCCCGAAGCGCCATCATTCGCGTATCTCCATATTCCTGAATCGCCGCTGCCGGAGTATGCTGGTGTCGTGTGGCCGCAATTGACCTATACCCCTCCAAACGCCTCCCTGGAAGATGATATCGCCTGGCTGGCGCATCGTCTGCACCTGCTCACACCATTTTTGCCGTTTGGCCTGTTGGAGCGTTTGCGTCTTTCGCCGGAAACGCCCGATGTGTTGGATGAAGTACGCTGGGCGACGATCGTGTTTGCTGAAATGCCGGCCATCGCCGCCATCAGCAAGGCACTGGACCACTATACACCTGAACACGTGTCGGAGATTCTGAACGGCTATTTCACATGCATGAGCGATTGTATTCGTCGCTATGAGGGAATTGTCAACAAACTCAGTGTCAGCCCCACCGGCTTGCAGATCATGGCAACATTTGGCGCGCCACGCGCTCATGAAGACGATGCACAGCGGGCAACCCTGGCGGCGCTGAACATGCTCAGCGCCGTGCGAGAGCAGGCATTGCGGCAAGGGTGGCCTGATGAGATGGCGCATGGCATCGGTTTGAATACCGGTTTTGTGTTTGCCGGCAATGTGGGTGGCATGCAACGCCGTGAGTACACCGTCATGGGCGACGAAGTCAACACAGCATATCGGGTGATGAGTGTTGCCGAGCCGGGCACGGTCGTGCTGACAGAGGCAACCATGCAGCAAGTGCGCCAGAATATCGTGATTTGGCCGCTGGAAGCCCGCCGCGTCAAAGGAAAACGTGCGCCATTGATGCTCTATCGCGCGGTGGAGCCCAAAAGTGGCGGGATGGAATGGCGGTGGGAATACCCTCTCGTCAACCGCAAGAAAGAATTGCGCCTGTTCGATGAAGCCATAGATGCGGTGCTCAGCGGGCATGGCCGCTTCATTCATGTTGAAGGCGAGGCGGGGGTGGGCAAATCGCGCTTGGTGGGGGAAGTTGTGCGGCGGATGGGACAGCGCGGCCTGGTGACCATCCTCACCATTTGTCTCTCATACAGCCGCGAAGTGCCGTATATGCCCTGGGTGGATATTTTGCGCACCTTGCTCGATCTCCCCAACGAAAATACCGAAGCCCATGTGCGTGCGGCGCTGGCCGAAATTGACGCCGAGGAGTGGGCGCCGTTGGTCGGCGAAATGCTGGGCATTCCCATCCCGGATACCTCGTTTACCGCTGCATTGCCCCCGCAATTGCGACGCCAGCGCCTTTTTGAAGTCGTGTGGCGGCTCCTCGAAGCGAATATCCCGCTTCCTGGGCTGGCAATTTTTATTGAAGATGCGCAATGGGCGGATGACGCCTCGCTTGATTTGCTCAACACCATCTTGCCACGTATCTCCAGCCAACCCATTTTGCTGTGCGCTGTCCATCGCCCAAGAGACGCATTCGGGCAGCAATGGCAACCGTGGGGAACCCACATTCGCCTTGAACCGCTGACCGTTGAGGATATCGCGCAGTTGATTGCCAATCTTTTGCACACGCTGGATATTCCCGAAGAGTTGCGCACATTTGTCTTCCAGAAATCACAAGGCAATCCGCTCTTTGCTCAGGAGTTGGCGCGCACTTTGCAAGAAAACGCCATGGTACGCCACGAGGCGGAGCATCTCATCTTTGAGTCACCTTTTGATGAGCAAGTTCCGGACACCATTCACAACTTGCTTCAAAGTCGCATTGATCGCCTGCCAGAGCAAGAACGGCGTGTCTTGCAGACAGCGGCCTGTATTGGGCAAACCTTCTCGCTTGATTTGTTGACCGCTATTTATCCCCACGAGCATGTTCACCAGAGTTTGGCGCGCCTTGTTGAACGGGGTTTATTGTTGAGCGAATCGTTTAGCACCGTACCGACATACACATTTGCCCACACATTGACGCAGGAAGTGGCGCACCAGAGCCTCTCCTTCTCGCGGCGTCGTGTGCTTCACCGCCAAATTGCCGACTACCTCGAACGTACCAGCAGCCACGACTTCACAGCAGCCGTGGCCGCGATGCTGGCGTACCACTTCTACGAAGGGGAAGTGTGGGAAAAAGCAGCGGTTTATGCCTTTCAAGCCGGGGCAATGGCGCAACGGGAATACGCGAATGAGACCGCAGTGGCCATGTTTCGCCGGGCGTTGAAAGCCATTGCCAGGTTGTCCCCCTCGCCTTCCGAGATGTTCGCGTTGCAGTTTGATGCCCTGGCGCACTTGGGGGCGTCGCTCAGCCTGATTGGCGAATACGATGAGGCCATGGCCGCCTATCGGCAGGCCGAAAGCGTATTGCCGCACGCCTTTGCACCGTCGGAACATGCCCCACGCCGTGCCGACCTCTTCTTGCATATGGCCGAAGTGATGGAGAAACAGAGCGAGTTTGAGAAAGCGCTTGCCCTTGTCGAGCAGGGATTGGCCGAGTTGCAGGAAGCGCCTGAAGCGCATTTGCAGGCGGCGCGTCTCTATCGTCTTGGGGCGGGCATTTATCATCGTCTGGGCGCGAACGATAAAGCGCTTGCATGGTGCCGCCGTGGATTAGCGGAACTGGCACACCTGGATACCGACTCTTCCAAACGTACCCGCGCACACTTGCTCTTCCTCATGGCGGAAATTGCACGGCGTTTTGGAAAACTGGAAGAAGCCGCCGACTTGGCGCATCAAAGCGCCAAAATGTATGAGGAATTGGAAGATATTCAAGGGTTATCTCAAGCCCATATTACTTTAGGAAACGTGTATTTTGATTGGGGGCGTTTAGATGATGCGGCGCTTTTTTATAACAAGGGGATGGAGCTCAAAAAACGAATTGGTGATGTATATGGCGTTGGCGTAATGGCAAATAATTTAGGTGAAGTGTATCTCTACCAGGGGGATTTTGAGCGTGCGCAAGAAGCGTATGAGCAAAGTATGCAGATTTGGGAAGAATTAGGCTCGGCATTTGGTCAGGCTGTCCTGCATAACAATTTGGCGGTCGTTGCGATGAAGAAACAGCAGTGGCACGCAGCTATGCAGCATTTGAACGCCAGTGAGGCGTTGCTGCATGAATTGGGGGTGGAAGATTGGTTAGTGGAGGTTATGCGGCACAAAGCGGAATGCTGGCTTGGTATAGGGCACTTGACCGAGGCGCAGGCGGCCGCTGAGGTCTCGCTGGAGATGGCACGCCGGCAAAAAATGCAACTCGAAGAGGGAATTGCTTTACGCATTTTGGGGCAGATTGCCTTGCATGCTTCGCGGTTGAAAGATGCTGCACGCTGTTTGGAGCGTGCGTTGGACGCTTTACAGGATGTGGAATCGCCTTACGAATTGGCGCAAACCTATGTCGTACTCAGTCGGCTGGCAATCGCCCGCCAGGCATTTGATGAGGCGTATCAATACCGTGAGCGTGCACGCGCCTTATTTGAGCAGATAGGCGCCATGCATGAGCTGGCGCAGTTGCAAGATGAGGATTGGGAGTAG
- a CDS encoding outer membrane protein assembly factor BamB family protein produces the protein MNSLRWVGVVGVLLLTACAARAPEMAMFRGNAAHTGVFSVPADQPQGTWEFKTDGRILSSPVIADGALFVGSTDNHLYAIELADGRERWRFETQGSVVSSPVVKGHTVYVGGLDNRIYGLDTRTGEKRFEFRSGGGIVSSPALVGTTLYYGGQDRKVHALDLETGTLRWSFAAGGEIWSSPVVADGVLYIGDSWRRLYALDIENGELVWEFNVQGEVIGSPAVADGMVFFGSADTYVYALDAQSGVERWRVQTAGEVASSPAIQDGLLYIGDESGLLYALDTATGDERWRFQASDTIFTSPAIADGVVYFGDWDGVMYGVDAHTGEERWRFRTYGEIWSSPIVARDVLYFGSFDRRVYAVRP, from the coding sequence ATGAACAGTTTGCGCTGGGTGGGCGTGGTGGGGGTGCTTCTGTTGACGGCGTGTGCCGCGCGTGCGCCCGAGATGGCTATGTTTCGGGGGAATGCTGCGCATACGGGCGTTTTTTCCGTGCCCGCCGACCAACCCCAAGGGACGTGGGAGTTCAAAACCGATGGGCGCATTTTGTCATCCCCGGTCATCGCGGATGGTGCGCTTTTTGTGGGCAGTACAGACAATCATCTGTACGCCATCGAGTTGGCCGATGGGCGCGAACGCTGGCGCTTTGAAACGCAGGGGAGTGTGGTCTCTTCGCCGGTGGTGAAAGGGCATACCGTTTATGTTGGCGGGTTGGACAACCGCATCTATGGGCTGGATACCCGCACAGGCGAAAAGCGCTTCGAGTTTCGTTCGGGCGGCGGCATTGTCTCTTCACCGGCGCTTGTCGGGACAACGCTCTATTACGGCGGTCAGGATCGCAAAGTCCACGCGCTTGATCTGGAAACCGGCACATTGCGCTGGTCGTTTGCCGCCGGCGGTGAAATCTGGTCATCACCCGTCGTTGCCGATGGCGTGCTCTACATTGGCGATTCCTGGCGGCGGCTCTATGCACTGGACATTGAAAACGGCGAATTGGTGTGGGAATTCAATGTGCAAGGTGAAGTGATAGGTTCGCCAGCCGTAGCGGATGGCATGGTCTTCTTTGGAAGCGCCGATACGTATGTCTATGCGCTTGATGCGCAAAGCGGTGTGGAGCGTTGGCGTGTGCAAACCGCTGGCGAAGTCGCTTCCTCTCCCGCGATTCAAGACGGCCTGCTGTACATCGGTGATGAAAGCGGCCTACTCTACGCCCTGGATACCGCTACCGGAGATGAGCGGTGGCGCTTTCAGGCGTCGGATACTATTTTCACTTCGCCCGCCATTGCTGACGGCGTGGTCTATTTCGGCGATTGGGATGGGGTCATGTACGGAGTGGATGCGCATACAGGGGAGGAACGCTGGCGCTTTCGCACCTATGGCGAGATCTGGTCATCGCCGATTGTTGCGCGGGATGTGCTCTACTTCGGGAGTTTCGACCGGCGTGTCTATGCGGTACGTCCCTGA